A region of Curvibacter sp. AEP1-3 DNA encodes the following proteins:
- the dapD gene encoding 2,3,4,5-tetrahydropyridine-2,6-dicarboxylate N-succinyltransferase: MSQQLQSVIEAAWEDRANISVASAPAEVREAVEHVLNELDAGRLRVATREGVGQWTTHQWIKKAVLLSFRLKDNEVIQSGDLGFYDKVPTKFAGMSAEALKATGVRVVPPAVARRGSFQGKGVILMPSYCNIGSYVDEGTMVDTWATVGSCAQIGKHVHLSGGVGIGGVLEPMQAGPTIIEDNCFVGARSEVVEGVIVEENSVISMGVYIGQSTPIYDRATDTVSYGRIPAGSVVVSGSLPKGDGKYSMYAAIIVKKVDAKTRSTTSLNDLLRD, translated from the coding sequence ATGAGCCAACAATTGCAATCCGTTATCGAAGCCGCGTGGGAAGACCGCGCCAACATTTCTGTGGCATCCGCACCCGCTGAAGTGCGTGAAGCCGTAGAACATGTGCTGAACGAACTCGACGCCGGCCGCTTGCGCGTCGCCACCCGCGAAGGCGTGGGCCAGTGGACCACCCACCAATGGATCAAGAAGGCAGTGCTGCTGAGCTTCCGCCTCAAGGACAACGAAGTCATCCAGTCCGGTGATCTGGGCTTTTATGACAAGGTTCCCACCAAATTTGCCGGCATGAGCGCTGAGGCCCTCAAAGCTACCGGTGTTCGCGTGGTTCCGCCTGCCGTGGCTCGCCGCGGCAGTTTCCAGGGCAAGGGCGTGATCCTGATGCCTTCTTACTGCAACATCGGATCTTATGTGGACGAAGGCACCATGGTCGACACATGGGCGACTGTGGGTTCTTGCGCCCAGATCGGCAAGCACGTGCACTTGTCCGGTGGCGTGGGCATAGGGGGTGTGCTGGAGCCTATGCAGGCCGGCCCCACCATCATTGAAGACAACTGCTTTGTGGGCGCGCGTTCCGAGGTGGTAGAGGGCGTGATCGTCGAAGAAAACTCGGTGATTTCCATGGGCGTGTACATCGGCCAGAGCACCCCAATTTATGACCGCGCGACCGACACTGTCAGCTATGGCCGCATCCCGGCAGGCTCTGTGGTGGTCAGCGGCAGCCTGCCCAAGGGTGACGGCAAGTACAGCATGTACGCTGCCATCATCGTCAAGAAGGTGGACGCCAAGACACGCTCCACCACCAGCCTGAACGACTTGCTGCGCGACTAA
- the smc gene encoding chromosome segregation protein SMC translates to MRLNSIKLSGFKSFAEPTNFLLPGQLVGVVGPNGCGKSNIMDAVRWVLGESKASELRGESMQDVIFNGTTSRKPASRSSVELVFDNADHRAGGQWGQFGEIAVKRVLTRDGTSSYFINNQPVRRRDVQDVFLGTGLGPRAYAIIGQGTISRIIESKPEELRLFLEEAAGVSKYKERRRETENRLSDTRENLTRVEDILRELGTNLERLEKQAEVAQKYNALQSEVTLKQHQQWFLKRAEALADKAKVQSEGLAAVNALEARMADLRHIEADLETVRQAHYGAGDQVNQAQGLLYEASTDVGRLEAEIRFVVEGRQRVEQRLITLKEQIAQWATRKDDAQAEMERLAELAALGEEQTELLAAQVEEQAQQLPDLEEALAKAQGAANDQRGSVSQVQQQIQVLAAEQRGIEEQSRQLETRRDRLMTDRNALSAPDESRLTGLQEQLEAVQEAHQVADARLQDLQDAVPQLDEARKEQQLTVNTESSRQADLSARLEALKALQEKVKTDGKLQPWLAKHGLDHLQGLWSRIHIEQGWENALEGALRERLGALEVSRLEMLKAFAVDAPPAKLSFYSPPQAALPERAGALPRLSDLLRVNDAGQKAVLTDWLQGCFTAASFEEALAQREKLQPGESIYVKSGHVVTAHSVSFYAQDSEQAGLLARAQEIENLEKQLRAQVLIADESRVALSRAESAYTESAQRLVSARREAAESQGRVHELQVETLRLSQMLEQTRARSAQIDADMAEVEAQLDDLQERRVEAEARFESLDMQLADSQERHAQLDERVIEVQNKLSQCREQQRSLERQAQEAVFAQRSLQARNAELSRAIETAIQQNQSIQAEEQRAQDELHRLTDAAAQAGLQNALALKMEREQALAAKRSEYDDLTAKLRASDERRLQLERELDPLRQRITEFQLKEQAARLGFEQFEAQLADAQADLDAIEQSIKDGNVRLFGMQGDIDRLNREIAALGAVNLAALEELAAARERKQFLDMQNVDLTQAMNTLEDAIRKIDAETRELLSGTFDQVNAHFGRMFPELFGGGNARLVITGDEILDSGVQVIAQPPGKKNQTIHLLSGGEKALTAIALVFAIFQLNPAPFCLLDEVDAPLDDANTERYAKLVASMSKGTQFLFISHNKIAMEMAEQLIGVTMQEQGVSRIVAVDMESAVNLAELT, encoded by the coding sequence GTGCGTCTCAACTCCATCAAGCTCTCGGGCTTCAAGTCTTTCGCTGAACCCACCAACTTCCTGCTGCCCGGCCAGCTGGTTGGCGTGGTCGGCCCCAACGGCTGCGGTAAATCCAACATCATGGATGCGGTGCGCTGGGTGTTGGGCGAGAGCAAAGCCAGCGAGTTGCGTGGTGAGTCCATGCAGGACGTGATTTTCAACGGCACCACTTCCCGCAAGCCTGCGAGCCGCAGCAGCGTGGAACTGGTGTTTGACAATGCCGACCACCGGGCCGGCGGCCAATGGGGTCAGTTCGGTGAAATTGCAGTCAAACGGGTGCTGACCCGGGATGGGACAAGCAGCTACTTCATCAATAACCAACCCGTGCGCCGCCGTGACGTCCAGGACGTGTTCCTGGGCACCGGTTTAGGGCCCCGTGCTTACGCGATCATCGGGCAGGGCACCATTTCCCGCATCATCGAGTCCAAGCCGGAAGAGCTGCGCTTGTTCCTGGAAGAGGCTGCAGGCGTCTCCAAATACAAAGAGCGCCGCCGCGAGACAGAAAACCGCCTTTCCGACACACGTGAAAACCTTACCCGGGTCGAGGACATTCTGCGCGAGCTGGGTACCAACCTGGAGCGCCTGGAAAAGCAGGCGGAAGTTGCACAAAAGTACAACGCACTGCAATCCGAGGTCACGCTCAAGCAGCACCAGCAGTGGTTCCTGAAGCGGGCGGAAGCGCTGGCCGACAAAGCCAAAGTGCAGTCTGAAGGACTGGCCGCCGTCAATGCGCTCGAAGCGCGCATGGCCGATTTGCGTCACATCGAAGCAGATCTGGAAACAGTGCGCCAAGCGCATTACGGAGCCGGTGACCAGGTCAATCAAGCGCAAGGCTTGTTGTACGAAGCCAGTACCGACGTGGGGCGCCTGGAAGCGGAAATCCGCTTCGTGGTGGAGGGGCGCCAGCGCGTGGAGCAACGCCTGATCACGCTCAAAGAACAGATTGCCCAGTGGGCCACCCGCAAAGACGACGCGCAGGCTGAAATGGAGCGCTTGGCCGAATTGGCTGCCTTGGGGGAAGAGCAAACTGAACTGCTGGCCGCCCAGGTTGAAGAGCAAGCTCAGCAACTGCCGGACCTCGAGGAGGCGTTGGCCAAGGCGCAAGGTGCCGCCAACGACCAGCGCGGCTCGGTGTCGCAGGTGCAGCAACAGATTCAGGTGTTGGCCGCTGAACAACGTGGCATTGAAGAACAAAGCCGTCAGTTGGAAACCCGCCGCGACCGGTTGATGACCGATCGCAATGCACTGTCTGCGCCGGATGAATCCCGGTTGACAGGTCTGCAAGAGCAACTGGAAGCGGTGCAAGAAGCGCATCAGGTGGCGGACGCACGGCTGCAAGACCTGCAGGATGCGGTGCCGCAGCTGGACGAGGCTCGCAAGGAACAGCAACTCACCGTCAACACCGAGTCGTCCCGTCAAGCGGACTTGTCAGCCCGCCTGGAGGCCCTCAAAGCGCTGCAGGAAAAGGTGAAGACCGACGGCAAGTTGCAGCCTTGGCTGGCCAAGCATGGGCTGGACCACTTGCAGGGCCTGTGGAGCCGCATCCACATTGAGCAAGGTTGGGAGAATGCGCTGGAAGGCGCACTGCGCGAGCGTTTGGGGGCATTGGAAGTGTCACGCCTGGAGATGCTCAAGGCCTTTGCGGTGGACGCGCCACCTGCCAAACTGTCGTTCTACAGCCCACCGCAAGCCGCTTTGCCCGAGCGCGCGGGTGCCTTGCCCCGTTTGTCAGACTTGCTGCGCGTAAATGACGCGGGCCAAAAAGCGGTTCTGACCGACTGGTTGCAAGGCTGCTTTACTGCTGCCAGCTTTGAAGAAGCGTTGGCGCAACGCGAGAAGTTGCAGCCTGGTGAAAGCATCTATGTGAAAAGCGGGCATGTGGTCACGGCCCACAGCGTCAGCTTTTACGCCCAGGATTCGGAGCAGGCCGGTTTGTTGGCTCGAGCCCAGGAAATTGAGAACCTGGAGAAACAGCTCCGTGCTCAGGTGCTAATTGCCGACGAGTCCCGGGTCGCTCTGAGCCGAGCCGAAAGTGCATACACCGAGAGTGCCCAGCGATTGGTCAGTGCGCGCCGCGAAGCCGCCGAAAGCCAAGGGCGCGTTCATGAGTTGCAGGTCGAGACTCTGCGCCTGTCCCAGATGCTGGAGCAAACCCGTGCGCGCAGTGCCCAGATCGATGCCGACATGGCGGAAGTCGAAGCTCAGCTGGACGATTTGCAAGAGCGACGTGTAGAAGCCGAGGCGCGCTTCGAATCTCTGGACATGCAGCTTGCCGATAGTCAGGAGCGCCACGCGCAACTGGATGAACGTGTTATTGAGGTTCAAAACAAGCTGAGCCAGTGCCGCGAACAGCAGCGCAGCCTCGAGCGCCAAGCGCAGGAAGCCGTGTTTGCCCAGCGCAGCCTGCAGGCGCGCAATGCAGAACTCTCCCGCGCCATCGAAACAGCCATTCAACAGAACCAGAGCATTCAAGCCGAAGAACAGCGCGCGCAGGACGAGTTGCACCGCCTGACCGACGCAGCGGCCCAAGCAGGCCTGCAAAACGCCCTGGCCTTGAAGATGGAGCGTGAACAGGCCTTGGCCGCCAAGCGCAGCGAATACGACGACTTGACTGCCAAACTGCGCGCCAGCGATGAGCGCCGCTTGCAGCTGGAGCGCGAGCTCGACCCATTGCGCCAGCGCATTACCGAATTCCAGCTCAAAGAGCAGGCCGCGCGCCTTGGCTTTGAACAGTTTGAGGCCCAGTTGGCAGATGCGCAGGCAGACCTCGATGCGATTGAGCAGAGCATTAAAGACGGCAATGTGCGTTTGTTCGGCATGCAGGGGGACATTGACCGCCTGAACCGCGAGATCGCAGCGTTGGGCGCCGTCAACTTGGCGGCATTGGAAGAGCTGGCCGCTGCCCGTGAGCGCAAGCAGTTCCTGGACATGCAAAACGTCGATTTGACGCAGGCCATGAACACCCTGGAAGACGCAATTCGCAAGATTGACGCGGAGACCCGCGAATTGCTGTCCGGCACCTTCGACCAGGTGAACGCCCATTTCGGTCGCATGTTCCCCGAGCTTTTCGGCGGGGGCAACGCGCGACTGGTTATTACCGGCGACGAAATTCTGGATTCCGGGGTGCAGGTAATTGCGCAACCACCCGGCAAGAAGAATCAGACCATCCATTTGCTATCGGGTGGCGAAAAGGCACTGACCGCGATTGCGCTGGTGTTTGCGATATTCCAGCTCAATCCTGCGCCTTTCTGTCTGCTGGACGAGGTGGATGCACCACTGGATGACGCCAACACCGAGCGTTACGCCAAGCTGGTTGCCAGCATGAGCAAGGGAACTCAGTTCCTGTTTATCAGTCACAACAAAATCGCCATGGAAATGGCAGAACAACTCATCGGTGTCACGATGCAGGAGCAGGGCGTATCGCGGATTGTCGCGGTGGACATGGAGTCCGCTGTCAACCTCGCTGAGCTCACTTGA
- the prmB gene encoding 50S ribosomal protein L3 N(5)-glutamine methyltransferase yields the protein MNLKDLVAQATAQLTEAGVSFGHGTTNAADEAAWLVLHALGLPLDTGLTDEDKESNRTIAPEEYARVATLLGARISTRKPAAYLTQEAWLQGVPFYVDERVIVPRSLIAELLVDGSIDYWLKESTHHVLDLCTGNGSLGILAAMVYPDVEVTGADISTDALAVARINVDKHQLQERVKLLESDGLKAVPGVFDLVLCNPPYVNAKSMAALPAEYLAEPFIALDGNQAGGSGDGMDFIRTLLADIPSKLSEDGVLVLEIGNEREYFEAAFPELEVVWLETSAGEDQVLLLTRDALARFQQP from the coding sequence ATGAATTTGAAAGATTTGGTCGCACAGGCCACCGCGCAGCTGACCGAAGCGGGCGTGTCCTTCGGCCATGGCACCACCAACGCGGCGGACGAGGCTGCATGGCTGGTACTGCACGCTCTCGGCTTGCCGCTCGATACGGGCCTGACCGACGAGGATAAAGAGTCAAATCGGACGATAGCGCCCGAGGAATATGCGCGGGTAGCTACACTTTTAGGAGCGCGCATCAGCACCCGCAAGCCGGCTGCTTACTTGACCCAAGAGGCGTGGCTGCAAGGTGTGCCCTTTTACGTGGATGAACGCGTCATCGTTCCGCGGTCTTTGATCGCCGAACTCTTGGTGGACGGCAGCATCGACTATTGGCTCAAAGAAAGTACCCACCACGTACTGGACCTGTGCACCGGCAACGGCAGCCTGGGCATTCTGGCCGCCATGGTCTATCCGGACGTGGAGGTGACGGGAGCCGACATTTCGACGGACGCATTGGCGGTCGCGCGCATCAACGTGGACAAGCATCAGTTGCAGGAGCGGGTGAAATTGCTGGAGTCTGATGGCTTGAAGGCAGTCCCCGGTGTGTTTGACCTGGTGTTGTGCAACCCGCCGTATGTGAACGCCAAGAGCATGGCAGCACTGCCCGCTGAATACTTGGCCGAACCCTTTATTGCCCTAGACGGCAATCAGGCAGGCGGCAGCGGCGATGGCATGGACTTCATCCGGACCTTGCTGGCAGATATTCCCTCCAAGCTGTCGGAAGATGGCGTGCTGGTGCTGGAAATCGGAAACGAGCGCGAGTATTTCGAAGCGGCCTTTCCCGAGTTGGAAGTGGTGTGGCTGGAGACCAGTGCCGGTGAAGACCAAGTGCTGCTGCTGACGCGCGACGCACTGGCCCGCTTCCAGCAGCCTTAA
- a CDS encoding PilT/PilU family type 4a pilus ATPase, translated as MATTTTPQPSGTMERILRLMSEKKASDVYLSAHAPALIKINGQCVPINSQTLPSDAPKNLLAEVLSPQQIEILERDGELNVGFPLAGVGRFRVSAMRQRGTIAAVIRYISVDVPPLHSLQLPPVLADLIMEKRGLLLMVGATGAGKSTTLASMLDYRNESVSGHILTIEDPVEFLFKNKKSVVNQREVGTDTASLHVALKNALRQAPDVILIGEIRDQETMSAAIAYAQSGHLCLATMHANNSYQALNRILSFYPVEVRPTMLGDLATALRAIVSQRLLRTTSGLRTPAAEVLLNTKLVAEMIEKGDFSAVREAMEQSMAEGSQTFEADIARLIQDGLVDRKEGLAHADSPTNLMWRLQNDFTKVAKAAAVPEEDDEASFTEITLDVKH; from the coding sequence ATGGCCACGACCACCACACCCCAGCCTTCAGGCACCATGGAGCGCATCCTGCGCCTCATGAGCGAGAAGAAGGCGTCTGACGTTTATTTGTCGGCGCACGCCCCTGCGTTGATCAAAATCAACGGCCAGTGTGTACCGATCAACAGCCAGACCCTGCCTTCCGACGCTCCCAAAAATCTGTTGGCGGAAGTGTTATCGCCCCAACAAATTGAGATTTTGGAGCGTGATGGTGAGCTGAATGTCGGTTTCCCGCTGGCTGGCGTAGGTCGTTTCCGTGTGAGTGCCATGCGCCAGCGCGGCACCATTGCAGCAGTGATCCGCTACATCAGCGTGGACGTGCCCCCCCTCCACAGCCTGCAGCTGCCCCCGGTGCTGGCCGACCTCATCATGGAAAAGCGCGGCCTGCTGCTGATGGTGGGTGCCACGGGTGCGGGCAAGAGCACGACGCTGGCGTCCATGCTGGACTACCGCAATGAGAGTGTGTCCGGCCACATCCTGACCATTGAAGACCCCGTGGAGTTTTTGTTCAAGAACAAGAAGTCCGTGGTGAATCAGCGCGAAGTCGGCACCGACACGGCTTCTCTCCATGTAGCCCTGAAAAACGCCCTGCGCCAGGCTCCGGATGTGATTCTGATCGGTGAAATCCGGGATCAGGAGACCATGTCAGCAGCGATTGCCTATGCGCAATCCGGCCACTTGTGCCTGGCCACCATGCACGCCAACAACAGCTATCAAGCGCTGAACCGCATCTTGAGCTTTTACCCGGTCGAAGTACGCCCCACCATGTTGGGGGACCTGGCTACAGCTCTGCGAGCCATCGTCTCTCAACGCCTTTTGCGCACCACATCCGGACTGCGCACACCGGCCGCCGAGGTGTTGCTCAACACCAAGCTGGTGGCCGAAATGATTGAAAAAGGCGACTTTTCAGCGGTGCGTGAAGCCATGGAGCAATCCATGGCAGAGGGTTCGCAGACCTTCGAAGCCGACATCGCCCGCCTGATTCAGGACGGCCTCGTAGACCGCAAAGAAGGCTTGGCCCACGCAGACTCACCCACCAACCTCATGTGGCGTTTGCAAAACGATTTCACCAAGGTGGCCAAGGCTGCTGCGGTGCCGGAAGAGGATGATGAAGCCTCCTTCACGGAAATTACCCTGGATGTGAAACACTGA
- the dapC gene encoding succinyldiaminopimelate transaminase → MNPNLSSLQAYPFERLRQLFAGVVLNPAFSPISLGIGEPRHPTPQLIKDAYCHAIQSGESGLAAYPATAGDPKLRLSMANWIERRYGLKLDAATQILPINGSREALFAFAQTVINPAASNGTVQVVCPNPFYQIYEGAALLAGAQPYFVPSVPSRNFAQDWDSVPESVWASTQLMYVCSPGNPAGAVMPMSEWEKLFALSDKYGFVIASDECYSEIYFRDEAPLGGLEAAAKLGRADFKNLVSFTSLSKRSNVPGMRSGFCAGDAHWIKQFLLYRTYHGSAMSPVVQAASIAAWDDEVHVVDNRAKYRAKFAQVTPLLSQVMDVTLPDAGFYLWADVNGSDTEFARELLALYNVTVLPGSYLAREANGHNPGAGRIRMALVAETAECVEAAQRIVQFVRGRSA, encoded by the coding sequence ATGAATCCGAATTTGTCCAGCCTGCAGGCGTACCCGTTTGAGCGCCTGCGCCAGTTGTTTGCAGGCGTTGTGCTCAACCCCGCGTTCAGCCCCATCAGTCTGGGCATCGGCGAGCCCCGTCACCCTACCCCCCAACTCATCAAAGACGCCTATTGCCATGCCATCCAATCGGGTGAAAGCGGTTTGGCTGCTTACCCCGCTACCGCGGGTGATCCCAAACTGCGGTTGTCCATGGCGAATTGGATTGAACGACGCTATGGCCTGAAGTTGGATGCCGCAACGCAAATATTGCCCATCAACGGCTCACGCGAAGCATTATTTGCCTTTGCGCAGACGGTCATCAATCCGGCAGCTAGCAATGGCACTGTGCAGGTGGTGTGCCCGAATCCGTTCTATCAGATCTACGAAGGCGCTGCCCTGCTTGCAGGTGCGCAGCCATACTTTGTGCCCTCTGTGCCCTCCCGCAATTTCGCCCAGGATTGGGACAGCGTCCCGGAAAGCGTATGGGCGTCTACGCAGCTCATGTATGTGTGCTCCCCCGGGAACCCTGCCGGTGCGGTCATGCCTATGTCCGAGTGGGAAAAGCTTTTTGCGTTGAGCGACAAGTACGGCTTTGTCATTGCCTCGGATGAGTGCTACAGCGAAATTTACTTCCGCGATGAGGCGCCATTGGGTGGATTGGAAGCTGCAGCCAAGTTGGGGCGTGCCGATTTCAAGAATCTGGTGTCCTTCACCAGCCTGTCCAAGCGAAGCAACGTTCCCGGCATGCGCAGCGGCTTCTGCGCGGGCGATGCACACTGGATCAAACAGTTTTTGCTTTACCGCACCTACCATGGCAGTGCCATGAGCCCTGTCGTACAGGCGGCCAGCATTGCTGCTTGGGACGATGAGGTCCATGTAGTTGACAACCGCGCCAAGTACCGCGCCAAGTTTGCCCAGGTCACGCCCTTACTCTCCCAAGTGATGGACGTCACCTTGCCGGACGCTGGCTTCTACCTGTGGGCGGATGTCAATGGCAGTGACACCGAGTTCGCCCGTGAACTGCTCGCTCTTTACAATGTGACCGTCTTGCCCGGCAGCTACTTGGCGCGTGAGGCGAACGGGCACAACCCCGGCGCCGGACGCATCCGCATGGCCCTAGTGGCTGAGACCGCAGAATGCGTGGAAGCGGCGCAGCGCATCGTCCAATTCGTTCGGGGTCGCAGCGCTTGA
- the dapE gene encoding succinyl-diaminopimelate desuccinylase: protein MTQTLQLTEQLLSMASVTPSDGGCQALIADRLRPLGFLCETIESGPDDFRVTNLWAKRPAGLAGSAPVASKSIAKTLVFAGHTDVVPTGPAQQWDSAPFVPSHRDGKLFGRGASDMKTSLAAFVVSIEEFLALHPAPELNIALLLTSDEEGPALDGTVVVCKQLQERGEVLDYCIVGEPTSVEKTGDMIKNGRRGTMSGKLTVKGVQGHIAYPHLAKNPIHLFAPALAELVGIEWDKGNAFFPPTTWQVSNIHGGTGASNVIPGHVVIDFNFRFSTESTPESLQKRLASVLAKHQLDYDLAWTIGGLPFLTTPGPLVDAVRDAIRSETGLETQLSTTGGTSDGRFIAQVCTQVIELGPPNATIHKINEYVKLADIEPLKNIYRRVLENLNQAETA from the coding sequence ATGACGCAAACGCTGCAGCTCACCGAGCAACTGTTGTCCATGGCCTCGGTGACGCCTTCAGACGGTGGATGCCAAGCCCTGATTGCCGATCGCTTGCGCCCGCTGGGCTTTTTGTGTGAAACCATTGAAAGTGGGCCGGACGATTTTCGAGTTACCAATTTGTGGGCAAAACGGCCTGCAGGGCTTGCGGGATCTGCGCCAGTAGCTTCCAAAAGCATAGCAAAAACCTTGGTGTTCGCCGGACATACCGACGTGGTTCCCACCGGCCCTGCGCAGCAATGGGACAGTGCGCCATTCGTCCCCAGCCACCGTGACGGAAAGCTGTTCGGCCGCGGTGCGAGCGACATGAAGACTTCCTTGGCGGCGTTTGTGGTGTCTATCGAAGAGTTTCTGGCTTTGCATCCGGCCCCCGAACTCAACATCGCCCTGCTCTTGACCAGTGACGAAGAAGGCCCGGCCCTCGACGGCACGGTGGTGGTCTGCAAACAGTTGCAAGAGCGCGGCGAGGTACTGGACTACTGCATCGTGGGGGAACCTACCTCGGTCGAGAAAACCGGTGACATGATCAAAAACGGACGGCGCGGCACCATGAGCGGCAAGCTCACGGTCAAGGGCGTGCAAGGCCACATTGCCTACCCGCACCTCGCCAAAAATCCGATCCATCTGTTTGCCCCCGCGTTGGCCGAGTTGGTGGGCATCGAATGGGACAAGGGCAATGCGTTTTTCCCGCCGACCACCTGGCAGGTCAGCAACATCCATGGCGGCACCGGTGCGAGTAACGTCATTCCCGGGCATGTGGTGATTGATTTCAACTTCCGCTTCTCCACCGAGTCCACCCCCGAGAGCCTTCAAAAGCGGCTTGCCAGCGTTCTGGCCAAACATCAGCTGGACTATGACTTGGCTTGGACCATAGGCGGCCTGCCCTTCCTGACCACACCAGGCCCCTTGGTGGATGCGGTACGCGATGCCATCCGCTCAGAGACCGGGCTGGAGACACAGCTTTCGACCACCGGTGGCACCAGCGATGGACGTTTTATCGCGCAGGTCTGCACGCAAGTGATTGAACTCGGACCTCCCAACGCCACCATCCACAAGATCAACGAATACGTGAAGCTCGCCGACATCGAGCCTCTGAAAAACATTTACCGCCGGGTACTTGAGAACCTGAACCAGGCGGAAACCGCATGA
- a CDS encoding ABC-F family ATP-binding cassette domain-containing protein, which yields MITLKNVTLRRSAKVLLEGASVTLNPGEKVGLVGRNGAGKSSLFALLNGNLHEDAGEYYIPAQWRMGQVAQDMPETEQGATDFVVEGDTQLGAARAEVTAAESTEDYERMANAYTALHDAGEYDAAARAQALILGLGFKTTELDKPVNSFSGGWRMRLQLARALMCPSDLLLLDEPTNHLDLDALVWLEAWLKKYEGTMVVISHDREFLDAVTNVTLHIDMGKLVRYGGNYSKFEDMRAEQMELQQNAFAKQQDKIAHLQKFIARFKAKASKAKQAQSRVKALDRMEKIAPLLSEADFSFEFKEPANLPNPMLSMQGVSFGYPAPEEAPKGTPPTTIVHNVSKSVLAGQRIGILGANGQGKSTLVKTVARDLAPLGGEMTEGKGLNIGYFAQQELDVLRPDETPLEHMIRLVKDMTAAGKIAGQQTREQDLRSFLGTFNFSGDMVKQAVGSMSGGEKARLVLCMIVWQRPNLLLLDEPTNHLDLATREALAMALNEFEGTVMLVSHDRALLRSVCDEFWMVSRGGVEPFDGDLDDYQKYLLDEAKRQRELAKEEAKAGVPAVSVTAPVAVKVGPTADELKKWKKDLAATEVRMETLNAEGAELEAKLSTNPHPSEIAEAGKRLKAVNVELQNLEELWLDLTAKLEV from the coding sequence ATGATTACATTAAAAAACGTCACCCTGCGCCGTAGCGCCAAGGTGTTGCTCGAAGGCGCTTCGGTTACCTTGAATCCAGGCGAAAAGGTAGGCCTTGTGGGTCGCAACGGTGCGGGCAAATCCTCGCTGTTTGCCTTGCTGAACGGCAATCTCCACGAAGACGCGGGCGAGTACTACATCCCCGCCCAATGGCGCATGGGCCAGGTGGCACAGGATATGCCCGAAACCGAACAAGGCGCCACCGACTTTGTGGTCGAAGGCGATACGCAACTCGGGGCAGCACGGGCGGAAGTGACAGCCGCGGAATCGACCGAAGACTACGAACGCATGGCGAACGCTTACACAGCCCTGCACGACGCCGGTGAGTACGACGCAGCTGCGCGCGCTCAAGCGCTGATTCTGGGTCTGGGTTTCAAAACCACCGAACTGGACAAACCAGTGAACAGTTTCTCTGGCGGTTGGCGCATGCGCCTGCAGCTCGCCCGGGCCCTCATGTGCCCCAGTGACCTGCTGCTGTTGGACGAGCCCACCAACCACTTGGACTTGGACGCGCTGGTGTGGCTGGAAGCCTGGCTGAAGAAGTATGAGGGCACTATGGTCGTCATCAGCCACGACCGCGAGTTTCTGGATGCGGTAACCAACGTGACCCTGCACATCGACATGGGCAAGCTGGTGCGCTACGGCGGGAACTACAGCAAGTTTGAAGACATGCGCGCCGAGCAGATGGAGCTTCAACAAAATGCCTTCGCGAAGCAGCAAGACAAGATCGCCCACCTGCAAAAGTTCATCGCACGCTTTAAGGCCAAAGCCAGCAAAGCCAAGCAGGCCCAAAGTCGGGTCAAGGCCTTGGACCGGATGGAGAAGATTGCGCCGCTGTTGTCCGAAGCCGATTTCAGCTTTGAGTTCAAGGAGCCGGCCAACCTGCCCAACCCCATGCTCTCCATGCAAGGCGTGAGTTTCGGCTACCCGGCGCCTGAGGAAGCGCCCAAGGGCACTCCACCTACAACTATCGTCCATAACGTCAGCAAATCGGTGCTCGCAGGACAGCGTATCGGCATATTGGGTGCCAACGGACAAGGTAAGTCCACGCTGGTCAAAACCGTGGCCCGGGATCTCGCGCCTCTGGGTGGCGAAATGACCGAAGGCAAGGGCCTGAACATCGGCTATTTCGCCCAGCAGGAACTGGACGTGCTCCGGCCTGACGAAACCCCGCTGGAGCACATGATCCGGTTGGTGAAGGACATGACCGCTGCCGGCAAAATTGCCGGACAGCAGACCCGTGAACAGGACCTCCGCAGCTTTTTGGGAACATTCAACTTTAGCGGCGACATGGTAAAGCAGGCCGTGGGCAGCATGAGCGGTGGTGAAAAGGCTCGACTTGTGCTGTGCATGATCGTGTGGCAACGCCCCAACCTGCTGCTACTTGACGAGCCGACCAACCACCTGGATCTGGCAACACGCGAAGCGCTGGCCATGGCGCTGAACGAATTCGAAGGCACCGTGATGCTGGTGAGTCATGACCGGGCCTTGTTGCGCTCGGTCTGCGATGAGTTCTGGATGGTTTCCCGAGGTGGGGTCGAGCCCTTCGATGGCGATCTGGATGATTACCAGAAATACCTGTTGGATGAAGCCAAGCGTCAGCGAGAGCTTGCCAAAGAAGAGGCCAAGGCCGGAGTTCCTGCAGTTTCTGTGACCGCCCCTGTCGCTGTGAAAGTTGGCCCAACTGCAGACGAACTGAAGAAGTGGAAAAAAGACCTCGCCGCAACCGAGGTGCGCATGGAAACGCTCAATGCCGAGGGCGCAGAGTTGGAAGCAAAACTCTCCACCAACCCGCACCCTTCAGAGATTGCAGAAGCGGGAAAAAGATTGAAGGCAGTGAATGTGGAGCTCCAGAATCTGGAGGAGCTTTGGCTCGACCTCACTGCCAAGTTGGAGGTCTGA